One stretch of Amycolatopsis sp. NBC_00345 DNA includes these proteins:
- a CDS encoding UvrD-helicase domain-containing protein, with protein MLDKADKAIEKDMDRSAKGAIYDFLKKFRRDPTGHGLRLKRLSGSPLFSARVTKDYRAILSHVRDSEWLLLTVAHRSESYDDLETLERLASEFAYSVNPVTGGIEFVDIVAVESSIGAQRAKVPQLTAERPLFAGHIRDELVELGVAEALVPIVAKLTTEEELLGLVEYAPRLTGEILLALYDGMSIDDVRQHVVASLAVTDAVDLDDFAAALDRPATQVTTDDKAIETALQGDFPHWKIFLHPTQRKLVTRDYSGPARVTGGPGTGKTVVALHRVAHLAAQLPPGDDRPILLTTFTRNLAADLRAKLVDLGGPEIERRVDVVNISKLARRVVDSSDAFARQDIITDQQAVAEWQSLVFETGTTAWDADFLAEEWSQVILGQALNSFGEYAQARRAGRGRRLTRTDRKNVWQLAEQFEKRLDDRNWTTHNAIAAYAARLEAERAARTRAGDSPGGGSSFRYRHVVVDEAQDLHGAHWKMLRAMVADDRNDIFCAGDTHQRIYDSVVSLGSLGVNIRGRSSKLTLNYRTSRQILASAMTIMDGQSYDDLDGGIDGLEGYRSVLRGPNPSFQGFATLADELDAVVEQVAEWSAAGGTEGLAVCVPTRDLVTRISKMLAEAGQPTIELTPDGPKGTDGVSIGTMHRFKGLEFQRIIIAGASEGLIPRSSIDRMRAEDPTRFRRQLQRDRSLLFVAATRARDQLAIFWYGTPSRFLAALPRQ; from the coding sequence ATGCTGGACAAGGCCGACAAGGCGATCGAGAAGGACATGGATCGGTCCGCCAAGGGCGCGATCTACGATTTCCTCAAGAAGTTCCGGCGTGATCCGACCGGGCACGGTCTGCGGCTCAAGAGGCTTTCCGGATCGCCGTTGTTCTCGGCCAGGGTCACCAAGGACTATCGGGCGATTCTCAGCCACGTCCGGGACAGCGAATGGCTGCTGCTGACGGTGGCACACCGCAGTGAGTCCTACGACGACCTGGAGACGCTGGAACGGCTTGCCAGCGAGTTCGCCTACAGCGTCAACCCGGTCACCGGTGGTATCGAGTTCGTGGACATAGTCGCGGTCGAGAGCAGCATTGGTGCCCAGCGGGCAAAGGTTCCCCAGCTGACCGCGGAACGTCCGCTGTTCGCTGGTCACATTCGGGATGAGCTGGTCGAACTCGGCGTCGCCGAGGCACTCGTGCCCATCGTGGCCAAGCTGACCACCGAGGAGGAACTGCTCGGGTTGGTCGAGTACGCGCCGCGCCTGACCGGTGAAATCCTGCTCGCGTTGTACGACGGAATGTCGATTGACGACGTCCGGCAGCACGTGGTGGCCTCGCTGGCGGTCACCGACGCAGTCGACCTTGACGACTTCGCCGCCGCACTCGATCGGCCGGCCACTCAGGTGACGACTGACGACAAGGCCATCGAGACCGCTTTGCAGGGGGACTTCCCGCACTGGAAGATCTTCTTGCATCCCACCCAGCGGAAGCTGGTGACGCGGGACTACAGCGGTCCGGCGCGGGTCACCGGCGGCCCCGGCACTGGGAAGACCGTTGTCGCATTGCACCGGGTAGCTCACTTGGCCGCTCAGCTCCCACCGGGTGACGACCGGCCCATCCTGCTCACCACGTTCACCCGGAATCTGGCCGCCGACCTGCGGGCCAAGCTGGTCGACCTGGGCGGGCCCGAAATCGAGCGACGCGTCGATGTGGTCAACATCAGTAAGCTGGCACGGCGGGTCGTCGATTCCTCGGACGCGTTCGCCAGGCAGGACATCATCACCGACCAGCAAGCTGTCGCCGAATGGCAGTCCTTGGTATTCGAGACAGGTACTACGGCGTGGGATGCCGACTTCCTGGCCGAGGAATGGTCGCAGGTAATCCTTGGGCAGGCGTTGAATTCCTTCGGCGAGTACGCGCAGGCCAGGCGGGCCGGTCGAGGACGCAGGCTCACCCGAACTGACCGCAAGAACGTCTGGCAGCTTGCCGAGCAGTTCGAAAAACGGCTCGACGACCGGAACTGGACGACCCACAATGCGATCGCGGCGTACGCGGCGCGTCTGGAAGCCGAACGGGCGGCCCGGACCCGTGCAGGTGACAGTCCCGGCGGCGGCAGTAGCTTCCGTTACCGCCATGTCGTGGTCGACGAAGCGCAGGACCTCCATGGTGCGCACTGGAAGATGCTGCGGGCGATGGTTGCGGACGACCGGAATGACATCTTCTGTGCCGGGGACACCCATCAGCGAATCTACGACAGCGTTGTGAGCCTCGGCAGCCTCGGCGTCAACATCCGCGGCCGGTCCTCCAAGCTGACGCTGAACTATCGAACCAGCCGGCAGATTCTCGCCTCAGCGATGACGATCATGGATGGTCAGAGTTACGACGACCTCGACGGTGGCATCGATGGGCTCGAAGGATACCGGTCGGTGCTCAGGGGCCCCAACCCGTCGTTTCAGGGATTCGCGACCTTGGCCGATGAGCTCGATGCGGTGGTCGAACAAGTGGCCGAGTGGTCCGCAGCCGGCGGGACAGAAGGACTGGCGGTGTGCGTGCCGACCAGGGATCTCGTTACTCGGATATCGAAAATGCTGGCGGAGGCAGGGCAGCCGACGATCGAGCTGACTCCGGACGGTCCGAAGGGAACCGACGGGGTCTCGATCGGCACGATGCATCGATTCAAGGGCCTCGAGTTCCAACGGATCATCATCGCGGGAGCCTCCGAGGGGCTGATCCCGCGATCGAGCATTGACCGGATGCGTGCCGAGGATCCGACCCGGTTCCGGCGTCAGCTCCAGCGGGATCGTTCGCTACTGTTCGTTGCAGCCACTCGTGCCCGTGATCAGCTGGCGATTTTCTGGTACGGCACACCAAGCCGCTTCCTGGCCGCGTTGCCACGGCAGTAG
- a CDS encoding IS5 family transposase (programmed frameshift): MLAVVDRLSLRLVPDELWVLAEPLVPVFEPRPQGGGTAPVDARAVFTAIVYVLTSGCAWRDLPPSFGVPFQTAHRRFGQWTKSGLWRRLHHVLLDELGSQGLLDWSRAIVDGACVRAKKGGSLTGPSPVDRGKPGSKIHALSDRAGLPLAVAVSAANTNDSYALKPLVMAIPAIRSRRGPRRRKPAKLHADKAYDQPALRRWVRDRGITVRIARKGIESKDKLGKHRWVIERTMAWFTGYRRLTLRYERKAEHFLAFLILGASLTCYKKLRKLTT; this comes from the exons ATGTTGGCTGTGGTTGATCGTTTGTCGTTGCGGTTGGTGCCGGATGAGCTGTGGGTGCTGGCGGAGCCGTTGGTCCCGGTGTTCGAGCCGCGTCCGCAGGGTGGTGGCACTGCTCCGGTGGACGCTCGTGCGGTGTTCACCGCGATCGTGTACGTGCTGACCAGCGGGTGTGCGTGGCGGGATTTGCCGCCGTCGTTCGGGGTGCCGTTCCAGACCGCGCATCGCCGCTTCGGCCAGTGGACCAAGTCCGGGTTGTGGCGACGGCTGCATCACGTGTTACTGGACGAACTCGGCAGTCAGGGTCTGCTCGACTGGAGCCGCGCGATCGTGGACGGCGCCTGCGTGCGCGCGA AAAAAGGGGGCTCTCTGACCGGTCCCAGTCCGGTCGATCGTGGCAAGCCCGGCTCGAAGATCCACGCCCTGTCCGATCGCGCCGGACTGCCGCTGGCCGTCGCGGTCTCCGCGGCGAACACGAACGACTCCTATGCACTCAAGCCTCTGGTGATGGCAATCCCGGCGATCCGCTCCCGCCGCGGTCCACGGCGCCGCAAGCCGGCCAAGCTGCACGCCGACAAGGCCTACGACCAGCCCGCGTTGCGGCGCTGGGTCCGCGACCGCGGCATCACGGTCCGCATCGCCCGCAAAGGCATCGAATCCAAGGACAAACTCGGCAAGCACCGCTGGGTGATCGAACGAACCATGGCCTGGTTCACCGGATACCGCCGCCTGACCCTGCGCTACGAACGCAAAGCCGAGCACTTCCTCGCCTTCCTCATCCTCGGAGCCAGCCTCACCTGCTACAAGAAACTCCGCAAACTCACCACGTGA
- a CDS encoding DEAD/DEAH box helicase, whose amino-acid sequence MKPTLAADELRRNITQYLTTTFALDDDATRDALEQFFNDPAEGIFRGPYLRIRTPFRPTDLDWRRQLDWAPAGFRPHQHQARAFERLSTLHGPAEPTLVTTGTGSGKTESFLLPILDHCARARRNGAGNGVKAILLYPMNALAGDQADRINKRLQDPALSEVTAGLYIGDTAETEFPRVFTSRTQIRRARPDILITNYKMLDLLLQRIDDLRLWDDADLKYVVLDEFHTYDGAQGTDVAMLLRRLASATGASRPDAPLGDICPVATSATVGGDGADAETRAELLDVAGRVFGTPFAESSIVGEDRLAVDEFMDDIDVTLPVPSPRELAGAPDPARDPDAIGKITEIVLGEEITDPAVLGRKLKQHILTYAVLQVLAEGPATVDTVLAGLPKHGPYAWGTETRTHPKAAAAALSRFIGLLSHARDPRGADRPLLHVEAHLWVRSVSRLMRRITAGPGFHWFGETNQHDPGGHTIVDASVGDDVQTVRVELPSAYLPAVYCRHCGRSGWMALSPESNPTELITEPDRIYRAAFTDDRRRRRALIHASAAEAEQRVAGADIPLLVLESGGSGVRPLSQSDVGPGAVDGVFVLGDLRNDKAADDAAGRDWCPGCGLDNGIRFLGSGLASLVSVAVTDLFTSNELELRERKALIFSDSVQDAAHRAGFVADRAYTFSLRVLLTSKLIEGRAVALNDLIADVVAAATDSTTRAAVVPPDVREMPGVFELLSGGVANRQTWNLVAERLAFAAICEFGVRSRQGRTIELTRTAAIHVEIEDPGQATAVARDVHQQLGGDLTIGGALPGLDDYLTFLYGMTQRMRTSGAIKHHWLEPYVDQAGMRRWLIWGGRPVGMPAFPKGVSAPVFLLGGRKKGSLFDDAGAAGGWFAGWASRCLGLPKAQAGTYLTHLLPALADVGVLARHSAQGDSAVYGFLPGHVRIRLLGDDELEQSSVVCDACGRHQPLFPGYEHVWTGKPCPRFRCTGVLHPPARAGAGRDFRFDYYRQLYRSAEPYQVVAAEHTGVLKRQQRERVEKGFRDRLKHTDPNVLSATPTLELGIDIGDLSTVLLASVPSRPANYVQRVGRAGRATGNALMLSFVGRRPRELYYLADPLEMIAGRIAPPGCYLSAVEILKRQYVAHLVDLAARGSLPRVLPLPGQASLLFGESGWLSDFTASALAHGRELVESFLALFPPEPGDDAAGPAHAALREFAVSGIRVRAAEVAAVFQAKLDDLQARRAAIEVAREGLTKGDSEHAQLAGELEHERREIVRRITALQRRKGAQEILVELGMLPNYALVDDPVELEGTLYWQETEANGQVRHAADVREYARPSHLALTELAPGNTFYVNGYKHHITGLDLGAPGREQWQSWRLCPDCGYVRTLGAREDTSACDRCQSPAIADAGCLQKVLAPRRVTARDRRDNVRVSDDADDRDRMYYEVATTVDIEPKDIAAGSWRRPGMAFGVDYARKASIRRFNLGRKRFDVLPSGTVAGEQVRVTGFGVCDKCGYASADDPGAPVQMRTGQNGGTSIANNPHRPWCPRRRAPESGGDERVVLVHDLTTEAIRILLPAVTTGVDERRASFTAALLAGIAAHYRGEPEHLRITPASMPDQETGERRRFLVLYDRLPGGTGYLHRLSKADAFAGVLRSAREIIESCPCRDEGKRACHRCLLSRVPDEDHPFVDAREALDMIGELLGEGGFRTDEIPTVAEVPLVDQVESELEAQFLDVLTSWCAKPTSPGTISSRVSVDGKELLDLRIATPASTKVMHWQVELHKNLRDQVPDVMFTRLDDAPMKVAVYLDGFRWHASAEHNLIATDAEKRMRLRSDGMFVFQLTWDDVASWGRDDQQRWQPYLATAQQTARSHYQRAGGRGTELDEWVWANPMWSLLAFLSEPDPHGWRQLAEAALAGLLAHEPSGREIVTTNSAGADERITAALAGKPMPPPADGGITIVRHADSYGGRLVLAVDRRGPAAVFSGFAVLADDTRSVGAVEHKARWKTWLRWGDLLQFLNAGRGDGIQLAAGDVALACPDALAISDGTGAYAALRDEDPVPKAEYDPHIDIWWRGVLADLDPADAELHDLARLLAENDLPGPEVGYELGSAGWIAELAWPGRKVAVLVAAVSEDEARRRDAAYAEAGWDARLARDWSSEGLIDLLGRSDVDGGSEGSGVRS is encoded by the coding sequence ATGAAGCCGACGCTGGCGGCGGACGAGCTTCGGCGCAACATCACCCAGTACCTGACGACGACCTTCGCCCTCGACGACGACGCTACTCGTGACGCGCTGGAGCAGTTCTTCAACGACCCGGCCGAAGGCATCTTCCGTGGACCGTACTTGCGGATCCGCACGCCGTTCCGGCCGACCGACCTCGACTGGCGCCGGCAGCTGGACTGGGCGCCGGCGGGCTTCCGTCCTCACCAGCACCAGGCTCGCGCCTTCGAGCGACTGTCCACATTGCACGGACCAGCCGAGCCGACACTGGTCACCACCGGTACCGGATCGGGAAAGACCGAATCGTTCCTCCTCCCGATTCTCGACCACTGCGCCCGCGCTCGCCGCAACGGTGCGGGGAACGGCGTCAAGGCGATCCTGCTCTACCCGATGAACGCCCTTGCCGGCGACCAAGCCGACCGCATCAACAAGCGGTTGCAGGATCCGGCGCTGTCCGAGGTAACCGCGGGTCTCTACATCGGTGACACTGCGGAAACCGAGTTTCCCCGGGTGTTCACTTCCCGCACTCAGATCCGCCGTGCCCGGCCGGACATCCTGATTACCAACTACAAGATGCTCGACCTGCTGTTGCAACGGATCGACGACCTGCGGCTGTGGGACGATGCCGACCTCAAGTACGTCGTTCTCGACGAGTTCCATACCTACGACGGTGCTCAGGGAACCGATGTCGCGATGTTGTTGCGCAGGCTCGCTTCCGCGACCGGCGCCAGCAGGCCGGACGCTCCGCTCGGCGACATCTGCCCGGTGGCGACGTCGGCCACTGTCGGCGGTGACGGCGCTGATGCCGAGACCCGAGCCGAACTGCTCGACGTCGCCGGCCGGGTCTTCGGAACGCCTTTCGCCGAGTCGAGCATCGTGGGTGAGGACCGGCTCGCTGTCGACGAGTTCATGGACGACATCGACGTGACGCTTCCCGTGCCGAGCCCGCGTGAGCTGGCGGGTGCGCCCGACCCCGCGCGCGATCCGGATGCGATCGGCAAGATCACGGAAATTGTCCTCGGCGAGGAGATCACCGACCCGGCAGTGCTGGGCCGCAAACTCAAGCAGCACATTCTCACCTACGCTGTCTTGCAGGTGCTTGCCGAAGGACCGGCCACTGTGGACACCGTACTGGCCGGGCTGCCGAAGCATGGTCCCTACGCATGGGGCACCGAGACCCGTACGCACCCGAAAGCCGCGGCAGCAGCACTTTCGCGTTTCATCGGCCTGTTGTCGCACGCACGCGATCCGCGCGGGGCGGACCGGCCGTTGCTGCATGTCGAAGCGCACCTTTGGGTCCGGTCGGTCAGCCGGCTGATGCGGCGGATCACCGCCGGCCCCGGGTTCCACTGGTTCGGCGAAACGAACCAGCACGACCCCGGTGGCCACACCATCGTCGATGCCTCGGTCGGAGACGACGTCCAAACCGTGCGAGTCGAGCTACCGAGCGCCTACTTGCCCGCTGTGTACTGCCGCCATTGTGGACGGTCCGGGTGGATGGCACTCTCGCCCGAGAGCAACCCGACCGAGCTGATCACCGAGCCGGACCGGATTTACCGCGCTGCCTTCACCGACGACCGCCGCCGCCGCCGCGCGCTCATTCACGCGTCAGCCGCGGAGGCCGAGCAGCGGGTGGCCGGTGCGGACATCCCGCTGCTGGTGCTCGAATCCGGCGGATCGGGAGTTCGCCCGCTCAGCCAGTCCGACGTCGGCCCGGGCGCCGTCGACGGTGTTTTCGTGCTCGGCGACCTGCGCAACGACAAGGCGGCCGACGACGCCGCGGGCCGGGACTGGTGCCCGGGATGCGGACTGGACAACGGGATCCGGTTCCTCGGTTCCGGCCTTGCCTCGCTGGTCTCGGTCGCGGTCACGGACCTGTTCACCTCGAACGAACTGGAGCTGCGCGAACGCAAGGCCCTGATCTTCTCGGACTCGGTGCAGGACGCGGCGCACCGGGCCGGGTTCGTGGCCGACCGGGCTTACACGTTCTCCCTTCGCGTGCTGCTGACCAGTAAGCTGATCGAGGGGAGGGCCGTCGCCCTCAACGACCTAATCGCCGATGTTGTCGCGGCCGCGACCGATTCGACCACCCGAGCCGCTGTGGTTCCCCCCGACGTGCGTGAAATGCCCGGAGTTTTCGAGCTGCTGTCCGGTGGCGTGGCGAATCGGCAGACGTGGAATCTGGTGGCCGAGCGGCTCGCGTTCGCCGCGATTTGTGAGTTCGGAGTGCGTTCTCGCCAGGGCCGCACGATCGAACTGACTCGCACGGCGGCGATCCACGTCGAGATCGAGGACCCCGGCCAGGCCACGGCCGTCGCCCGCGACGTTCACCAGCAGCTCGGCGGTGACCTGACGATCGGCGGCGCGCTGCCCGGCCTCGACGACTACCTGACCTTCTTGTACGGCATGACCCAGCGGATGCGGACTTCGGGCGCGATCAAGCACCACTGGCTGGAGCCGTACGTCGATCAAGCAGGCATGCGCCGGTGGCTGATCTGGGGTGGCCGTCCGGTGGGGATGCCCGCCTTCCCCAAGGGCGTCTCGGCTCCCGTTTTCCTATTGGGCGGCCGGAAGAAGGGCAGCCTGTTCGACGACGCAGGCGCGGCAGGAGGCTGGTTCGCCGGCTGGGCATCGCGTTGCCTTGGGCTGCCGAAGGCGCAGGCCGGGACCTATCTCACGCACCTGCTGCCGGCGCTGGCCGATGTCGGGGTGCTGGCTCGGCACTCCGCGCAGGGCGACAGCGCGGTCTACGGGTTTCTGCCCGGCCACGTCCGGATCCGGCTACTGGGTGACGATGAGCTCGAACAGTCGAGCGTGGTGTGTGACGCCTGTGGACGGCATCAGCCGCTGTTCCCTGGCTACGAGCACGTCTGGACTGGCAAGCCCTGTCCGCGGTTCAGGTGTACCGGCGTCTTGCATCCGCCGGCCCGAGCCGGAGCAGGTCGGGACTTCCGCTTCGATTACTACCGCCAGCTGTACCGCAGCGCGGAGCCGTATCAGGTGGTGGCCGCCGAGCACACCGGTGTGCTCAAACGTCAGCAGCGCGAGCGCGTCGAGAAGGGCTTCCGGGACCGGCTGAAGCACACCGACCCCAACGTGCTCTCCGCGACTCCGACCCTCGAACTCGGTATCGACATCGGTGACCTGTCGACTGTCCTGCTCGCCTCGGTTCCCAGCAGGCCGGCCAACTACGTGCAACGAGTCGGGCGCGCCGGGCGCGCCACCGGCAACGCCCTGATGCTTTCGTTCGTCGGCCGCAGGCCGCGCGAGCTCTATTACCTCGCCGACCCACTGGAGATGATCGCGGGTCGCATCGCTCCGCCGGGGTGCTACCTGTCGGCGGTCGAGATCCTGAAGCGGCAGTACGTCGCGCACCTGGTGGATCTGGCCGCGCGAGGATCGCTGCCGAGGGTGCTGCCCTTGCCCGGCCAGGCGTCCCTGTTGTTCGGCGAGTCCGGCTGGCTGAGCGATTTCACCGCCTCGGCCCTCGCGCACGGCCGTGAACTCGTCGAATCCTTCCTCGCGCTGTTCCCGCCCGAACCCGGCGACGATGCCGCCGGACCGGCACACGCTGCCCTGCGGGAATTCGCCGTCAGCGGCATCCGGGTGCGGGCCGCCGAGGTCGCCGCCGTGTTCCAGGCCAAGCTCGACGATCTGCAGGCCAGGCGGGCTGCCATCGAAGTCGCTCGCGAGGGGCTGACCAAAGGCGACTCCGAGCACGCCCAGCTCGCGGGCGAGCTGGAACATGAGCGCCGGGAGATCGTCCGGCGGATCACCGCACTCCAGCGGCGCAAGGGTGCCCAGGAGATCCTGGTCGAGCTGGGCATGTTGCCCAACTACGCGCTCGTCGACGATCCGGTCGAGCTGGAAGGCACGCTGTACTGGCAGGAGACCGAGGCGAACGGCCAGGTGCGGCACGCCGCCGACGTTCGCGAGTACGCACGTCCCAGCCATCTGGCGCTGACCGAGCTGGCGCCGGGAAACACGTTCTACGTCAACGGGTACAAACACCACATCACCGGCTTGGACCTGGGCGCGCCGGGGCGCGAGCAGTGGCAGTCCTGGCGGCTGTGCCCGGACTGCGGGTACGTGCGCACACTGGGCGCTCGCGAGGACACATCGGCGTGCGATCGGTGCCAGAGCCCCGCCATCGCGGACGCGGGCTGCCTGCAGAAGGTTCTCGCACCGCGTCGGGTCACTGCCCGAGACCGCCGTGACAACGTCCGGGTCAGCGACGACGCCGACGACCGCGACCGGATGTACTACGAGGTCGCGACGACGGTCGACATCGAGCCCAAGGACATCGCTGCGGGGTCATGGCGGCGCCCGGGCATGGCGTTCGGCGTCGACTACGCGCGTAAAGCGAGCATCCGGCGGTTCAACCTGGGCCGTAAGCGCTTCGACGTGCTCCCGTCGGGGACTGTCGCGGGCGAACAGGTCAGGGTCACCGGGTTCGGCGTGTGCGACAAATGCGGCTACGCGAGCGCTGACGATCCCGGTGCACCGGTGCAGATGCGCACGGGGCAGAACGGCGGGACCTCCATCGCGAACAACCCGCACCGCCCGTGGTGCCCGCGTCGGCGCGCGCCGGAGTCCGGCGGTGACGAACGAGTCGTGCTCGTGCACGATCTGACCACCGAAGCCATCCGGATCCTTTTGCCGGCCGTGACGACCGGGGTGGACGAACGGCGAGCGTCGTTCACCGCGGCGCTGCTCGCCGGAATCGCCGCGCACTACCGTGGTGAGCCTGAGCATCTGCGCATCACGCCGGCCTCGATGCCGGATCAGGAAACCGGCGAACGCCGCCGTTTCCTCGTGCTGTACGACCGGCTTCCGGGCGGCACCGGGTATCTCCACCGGCTGTCCAAGGCGGACGCGTTCGCCGGTGTTCTTCGCTCCGCGCGTGAGATCATCGAGTCGTGTCCGTGCCGGGACGAGGGAAAGCGCGCGTGTCATCGGTGCCTGCTGAGCCGGGTGCCCGACGAAGACCACCCGTTCGTCGATGCCAGGGAAGCGCTCGACATGATCGGCGAACTCCTCGGCGAGGGCGGTTTCCGCACCGATGAGATACCGACCGTCGCCGAGGTCCCGCTCGTGGATCAGGTGGAGAGTGAACTGGAAGCCCAGTTCCTCGATGTGCTGACCTCTTGGTGCGCCAAGCCGACGAGCCCCGGCACGATCTCAAGTCGGGTCTCGGTCGACGGGAAGGAGCTGCTCGATCTGCGTATCGCCACACCTGCGAGCACAAAGGTCATGCACTGGCAGGTCGAGCTGCACAAGAACTTGCGCGATCAGGTTCCCGATGTCATGTTCACCCGACTCGACGATGCGCCCATGAAGGTCGCGGTATACCTCGATGGATTTCGCTGGCACGCGAGCGCCGAACACAATCTGATCGCGACCGATGCCGAGAAGCGGATGCGGTTACGCTCCGACGGTATGTTCGTGTTCCAGCTGACCTGGGACGACGTCGCGAGCTGGGGTCGTGACGATCAACAGCGATGGCAGCCCTACCTCGCGACCGCGCAGCAGACGGCCAGGAGCCACTATCAGCGGGCCGGAGGCCGTGGCACCGAACTGGATGAATGGGTGTGGGCCAACCCGATGTGGTCCTTGCTGGCCTTCCTTTCCGAGCCCGATCCCCACGGCTGGCGGCAGCTGGCCGAAGCGGCCCTGGCGGGCCTGCTCGCTCATGAGCCCTCGGGACGTGAGATCGTCACGACGAACTCGGCCGGAGCCGACGAACGGATAACCGCCGCTCTGGCCGGAAAGCCAATGCCCCCGCCGGCGGACGGTGGCATCACGATCGTTCGGCACGCGGACTCCTACGGTGGACGTCTTGTCCTCGCAGTCGACCGGAGGGGACCGGCCGCGGTGTTCAGCGGATTCGCCGTATTGGCCGACGACACGCGCAGTGTCGGGGCCGTCGAGCACAAGGCCCGGTGGAAGACTTGGCTGCGCTGGGGAGACCTCCTCCAGTTCCTCAACGCAGGCCGCGGGGACGGGATCCAGCTGGCGGCAGGCGACGTGGCACTGGCGTGCCCCGACGCGCTGGCGATCAGTGACGGGACGGGTGCCTACGCCGCCCTGCGAGACGAGGATCCCGTCCCGAAAGCCGAATACGATCCCCACATCGACATCTGGTGGCGAGGCGTGCTGGCCGACCTCGATCCGGCTGACGCCGAGCTGCACGACCTGGCCAGGCTGCTCGCCGAGAACGACTTGCCTGGTCCGGAGGTGGGTTACGAACTCGGCTCGGCCGGGTGGATCGCGGAACTCGCCTGGCCGGGCCGGAAAGTCGCGGTGCTCGTCGCTGCCGTCAGTGAAGATGAGGCGCGCCGGCGGGATGCGGCGTATGCCGAGGCTGGATGGGACGCCAGACTCGCGCGGGACTGGTCGTCGGAAGGACTGATCGACCTGCTTGGAAGATCTGATGTGGACGGTGGCAGCGAGGGTTCGGGAGTGCGATCATGA